A genomic segment from Antedon mediterranea chromosome 6, ecAntMedi1.1, whole genome shotgun sequence encodes:
- the LOC140051811 gene encoding dual oxidase 2-like → MWGLRDSKLLRSIPAAYSDGVYMPSGLYRPNPLNISCHITSGVSSGFSKMNKNTLLVFFVRSAYVNCIIQSNIKCIRYYVIKFSFLGQFIVDEIVDTRDASCPPEKFYIKIPNEHKFYSKMGNGKMPFDRSRYDMTTGKSNSRQQTNAATPWIDGSAIYGSSKVRANILREFKGGRLAGESDNSFWPAANMDGIEMSIPTRTKDGHNFASFFKLGNRHGHQNPYLLSFQILWLNWHNHLANTLSRKHPEWKDEKIYNEARKWVIACLQKITLYDWLPAYLGIDSITAYTGQSHHVHPGISHEFQSAAMRYGHTLIPKAIIPRGSPCQYRKGNSTTEDVSSQISNLSSFCNSYFLTMEDMKKLNITELFIGMASQLASSEDHKVEDEFTSHLYGPLHFTARDLAAVDILRGRDHGLPTYNSARKSHKMAPIKTFEAFNDLENVAINITELDKVKQIYKDTSRLDLLIGGLLETTDSGPGQLFQSIIIDQFLRIRDADRFWYENVENGLFTASEITTINNTTLWDIMDSVFPAAASKIDKDVYHFDVENKCPEWSLESDQQLLDSISNTCPEIETYDYFKGSEVTFFVSFACILIAWPTGCILILFIAAQCRAQIDLLIKQKQLRREVEETFIETKRYKAFEWCSAKQVPHRVHVGVTVGQEIHVLCWESNQVRYHLNINEQEKLGIILGLGGNLMKLTAPNKYDLVLRYNKKRHCKSFYGDLTIMYSRAGRDIKDWTTTCSDDELLSNAMTREMRQNTLERFLKVVFAQALNEDLDQIDFKYLTDHSQNARQVLNFRMTRSEFANTFDMLPSSLFVEQMFDLIRNREEETISFRELLDLLVIFAKGNAEDKLCLMFNMYDVTKSGQLGREQFKLMFRSVMEGLNNSLDADKLCQLVDSMFEKGGFKEKDALSFEDFMSLMQSNLDDIGSACLVVKGFARGSMRVKKGRKKTNLSANKLHPNLNQFTLPANSPLFLRKSPVASSIDSCSTPSTPTASPLPQPRFRASSYSASKSPTSDVHFKTRTIRIPTTRFGIAWLNLVRKVENHMQQIFFVSVYLFLVLGIFANKAYEFMVEREHTGYRQLTGIGLPLSRGGAAVIMFTFSTLILTVCRNIITKLRETFLNQFVPFDSHIQFHKLVAVIAMVFTVVHIIGHGINFYHICSQSTEDLICLFRDVYIQDGQMLTFSFWIFKSVTGITGVLLCIILSIMYIFATQYARRRVFSLFWVTHSLYVVVYVLIIFHGTGALLQRPTFYRYFLFPASLFVVDKLISLSRRKVQIPVYEAKLLPSHVTFLKFKRPKNFDYKSGQWVRIACNSLGGNEYHPFTLTSAPHEDALSLHVRAIGPWTKNLRRVFDARNAVEFYYPKIYLDGPYGEGHQDWYQFDVSVLVGGGIGVTPFASILKDIVYKSSIRSNIDCQKVYFIWVTRTQKQFEWLTDIIREVEECDYAHMVDTHIFITQFYSDFDLRTTVMYICEQQFQQVAGRSLFTGLRANTHFGRPEFTQFLHSLRNEHKQVAKFGVFSCGPGGLTKAVNDACIRLNKEDGPLYSHHYENF, encoded by the exons ATGTGGGGTTTGAGAG ACAGCAAACTATTACGTTCTATACCAGCTGCCTATAGTGATGGTGTGTACATGCCCTCCGGGCTATACCGACCAAATCCACTAAACATCAGTTGTCATATTACGTCTGGTGTAAGTTCTGGATTCtctaaaatgaacaaaaataccCTACTGGTCTTCTTTG TTCGTTCA gcctatgtaaattGCATCATTCAATCAAATATCAAATGCATCCGGTATTACGTAATTAAGTTTTCTTTTTTAGGTCAATTTATTGTTGATGAAATTGTGGATACGCGAGATGCAAGTTGTCCACCTGAAAAGTTTTACATTAAAATACCAAACGAACACAAGTTTTACTCTAAAATGGGAAACGGTAAAATGCCATTTGACAGAAGTCGATATGATATGACTACTGGGAAATCTAATTCACGTCAACAG actaATGCTGCCACTCCTTGGATAGATGGTAGTGCTATATATGGTTCTTCCAAAGTTCGAGCAAACATTCTCCGAGAGTTTAAGGGTGGACGTTTAGCCGGAGAATCAGATAACAGCTTTTGGCCCGCTGCAAATATGGATGGTATAGAGATGTCAATTCCAACTCGGACAAAAGACGGACATAATTTTGCTTCCTTTTTCA AACTAGGCAACCGGCATGGTCATCAAAACCCATATTTGCTATCATTCCAAATTCTTTGGTTAAACTGGCATAACCATTTGGCAAACACTTTGTCACGAAAACACCCAGAATGGAAAGATGAAAAGATTTACAATGAAGCTAGGAAATGGGTAATTGCTTGTCTCCAG AAAATTACTTTGTATGACTGGTTACCCGCCTATCTTGGAATAGATTCAATAACAGCATATACAg GACAATCACATCACGTACATCCTGGAATTTCACACGAGTTTCAATCAGCAGCAATGCGGTATGGACACACCCTTATACCAAAAGCGATTATACCAAG AGGTTCACCTTGTCAATACAGAAAAGGAAATTCCACTACAGAAGATGTTAGTAGTCAGATTAGCAATCTTTCCAGCTTTTGCAATTCATATTTCCTAACAATG GAAGACATGAAGAAACTCAATATTACTGAATTGTTCATTGGCATGGCATCACAGTTGGCAAGTTCTGAGGACCACAAAGTTGAAGATGAATTTacaa GCCATCTCTACGGACCATTACATTTTACAGCACGTGATTTGGCCGCCGTTGACATTTTACGAGGAAGGGATCATGGCCTTCCTACATATAACAGCGCACGTAAATCGCATAAGATGGCACCAATCAAAACGTTCGAAGCATTCAATGATTTGGAGAATGTTGCGATCAACATAACG GAATtagataaagtaaaacaaatttataaggATACTTCACGTTTGGATCTTCTTATTGGAGGACTTCTAGAAACTACCGACTCTGGACCTGGGCAGCTGTTTCAGAGTATAATAATTGATCAATTTTTACGAATTCGAGATGCCGATCGCTTTTGGTATGAGAATGTAGAAAATGG ATTGTTCACAGCTTCTGAAATCACAACGATCAACAATACAACTCTCTGGGATATAATGGATAGTGTATTCCCGGCAGCTGCATCTAAAATCGATAAGGATGTCTATCACTTTGATGTAG agaACAAATGTCCAGAATGGAGTCTTGAGTCAGATCAACAGCTACTGGATTCAATCTCGAATACCTGCCCTGAAATTGAAACATACGACTACTTCAAAGGAAGTGAAGTGACATTCTTTGTATCATTTGCTTGTATACTCATTGCCTGGCCTACAG GATGCATTCTGATATTATTTATTGCTGCCCAATGTCGAGCACAGATTGATCTACTTATAAAGCAAAAACAACTACGTCGAGAAGTGGAAGAAACATTCATAGAAACCAAGAGATATAAAG CATTCGAGTGGTGTTCCGCTAAACAAGTTCCACATAGAGTTCACGTTGGAGTAACAGTAGGCCAGGAAATACATGTCCTTTGTTGGGAAAGCAACCAAGTTCGCTATCATCTGAATATAAATGAGCAAGAAAAACTAGGTATCATACTTGGTTTAGGTGGTAATTTAATGAAACTTACCGCTCCTAATAAATATGATTTG GTCCTCCGTTACAATAAAAAGCGCCACTGCAAATCATTTTATGGAGACCTTACAATAATGTACAGTCGAGCTGGACGAGATATCAAGGACTGGACTACCACTTGCAGTGATGACGAGTTATTATCAAATGCTATGACACGCGAAATGCGTCAAAATACCCTTGAAAGATTCTTAAAGGTCGTTTTTGCACAG GCTTTAAACGAAGATTTAGATCAAATAGACTTCAAGTATTTGACGGACCATTCCCAGAATGCTCGGCAAGTTTTGAATTTCAGAATGACCAGATCTGAGTTTGCCAATACGTTTGACATGCTACCAAGCTCACTTTTTGTTGAACAAATGTTTGACTTGATTAGAAATCGTGAAGAAGAAACTATTTCATTTCGAGAACTTTTAGATTTGTTGGTTATTTTTGCTAAAG gaaATGCGGAGGATAAATTATGTCTTATGTTTAACATGTATGACGTGACAAAATCTGGACAACTTGGACGAGAACAGTTTAAACTTATGTTTAG GTCAGTTATGGAGGGGTTAAACAACTCGTTGGACGCTGACAAATTGTGTCAACTTGTAGACAGTATGTTTGAAAAGGGAGgttttaaagaaaaagatgCGCTTTCCTTTGAAGACTTTATGAGCTTGATGCAGAGTAATTTAGATGACATTGGATCGGCTTGCCTTGTGGTAAAAG GTTTTGCAAGAGGATCAATGCGTGTAAAGAAAGGCCGAAAGAAGACGAACTTGTCTGCAAATAAATTGCATCCAAATTTGAATCAATTTACATTGCCTGCTAATTCGCCTCTTTTTCTACGGAAATCGCCAGTAGCAAGTAGTATAGATTCATGCAGTACTCCGTCGACGCCGACTGCATCACCACTGCCTCAACCAAG GTTTCGTGCTTCTTCTTATTCGGCGTCTAAAAGTCCAACAAGTGACGTCCATtttaaaacaagaacaatacGTATACCGACTACCAGATTTGGTATAGCGTGGTTGAACTTGGTGCGAAAGGTCGAGAACCACATGCAGCAAATATTCTTTGTCTCCGTCTATCTTTTTCTCGTTCTTGGTATTTTTGCAAACAAAGCATACg aGTTTATGGTTGAACGTGAACATACGGGATATCGACAGCTAACAGGCATTGGATTACCGTTGAGCCGTGGTGGAGCTGCTGTTATCATGTTCACATTCTCGACGTTGATTCTAACTGTTTGTAGAAACATTATTACAAAACTCAGGGAAACATTTCTCAATCAATTTGTGCCCTTTGATTCGCATATTCAGTTTCACAAGCTAGTTGCAGTTATTGCCATGGTATTTACAG TTGTACATATAATAGGACATGGGATCAACTTCTATCATATTTGTAGCCAGAGTACAGAAGATTTAATTTGCTTATTCCGAGATGTCTACATACAAGATGGTCAGATGCTTACGTTTTCTTTTTGGATTTTTAAATCTGTTACGG GGATAACAGGCGTGTTACTGTGTATAATTCTATCTATCATGTACATCTTTGCCACGCAGTATGCTCGACGGAGAGTCTTCTCGTTATTCTGGGTTACTCACAGCCTGTACGTGGTAGTGTACGTTCTCATCATATTTCACGGCACTGGGGCCTTACTTCAGCGACCGACATTTTACCGTTATTTCCTCTTTCCTGCATCGTTGTTCGTTGTCGACAAACTGATAAGTTTGAGTCGTCGAAAGGTCCAAATACCAGTTTACGAAGCTAAATTACTTCCATCAC ATGtgacatttttaaagtttaagaGACCAAAAAACTTTGATTACAAATCTGGGCAGTGGGTTCGAATCGCATGCAATTCACTTGGTGGAAATGAATACCACCCATTTACATTAACGTCTGCTCCGCACGAGGATGCTCTTTCGCTTCACGTCCGTGCAATTGGACCGTGGACAAAGAATTTGCGACGAGTGTTCGATGCAAGAAATGCTGTCGAGTTTTATTACCCTAAG atatatCTTGATGGACCATATGGTGAAGGGCATCAAGATTGGTATCAATTTGATGTGTCTGTTTTGGTAGGAGGAGGTATTGGTGTTACGCCATTCGCTTCCATTCTTAAGGATATTGTATATAAGTCATCAATTCGATCAAATATTGATTGTCAGAAG GTTTATTTTATCTGGGTAACGCGAACGCAAAAACAATTTGAATGGCTAACCGACATAATACGTGAAGTTGAAGAATGCGACTATGCGCACATGGTGGACACACATATATTTATAACGCAGTTTTATTCAGATTTTGATCTCAGGACAACTGTAATG TATATCTGTGAGCAACAATTTCAGCAAGTGGCCGGACGATCTCTTTTTACGGGTCTTAGAGCAAATACACATTTTGGACGACCAGAGTTTACGCAGTTTTTACATTCACTTAGGAACGAACATAAACAA GTAGCAAAATTCGGCGTTTTTAGTTGTGGGCCTGGAGGTCTAACAAAGGCTGTAAATGACGCTTGTATTCGTTTAAACAAGGAAGACGGACCTTTATATTCTCACCACTACGAAAACTTTTAA
- the LOC140051152 gene encoding centrosomal protein of 120 kDa-like gives MTVNGRFLVVVSVLEGRHFPKRSQHQLLIETKFDGENLGTDPVQHSTSPVFNTELAWELNKKALHQHRLQRTPLKLQCYAVNVAMKTREMIGYIMLDLRMASQPVDSPAKCPVPSKWYPLLSCKYQQMKPAIKVAISLEVDNKHTDSSSKVVPQKVEEKSHFESQSKLASLNETEGIFQIGPVESCQELFHLSVTVAFATNLAQLIPTSKEFSSRDGNIFFFYYSLLGHDVTNEPFKDLLSPNFASERASVKIRSSLEALNIYFQENPKLQVHLCHGNQSLGSSDIPLAALLSPLINRVPTVVEGSFQLHPPKLTSVSAGKVPTVGVSVMMRRDEIPIQPEEVLNPATTSSPHQTPVKDEQEKVVPQPASPESAQMNTDISSIMDEESETHKKPKKEQTRKEKKNQKKPKHTSSPAKKSPKTNVVPELSSTSDTSKQSTVHDNHHYSFSIDLRSIKDVDTPSVANIYLRYSYLFFGSSSPIQTHPPVEVKRQTEVLLPHSFCAFDFATTHQKLTQTFLRVPLLIEVWHRDKTAKDVLLGIAKINLSHILNAEKARVVNSSSGDYVGWRQISSSNVIVESINQQPKAVAELLVVLGLEDYGPIGTHQIVVPASESQDISSTESSIPPPKKPDPRETQEYKAAMELEMWKEQQAGEFECQLKEKELTYMQTLAEEWKKRDKDRESIVKKKIEEYVQLENQLRLALADIQKRENQLAANEGEVARLKADMQREQQQQLMELKEMSRRMKEDCVHQIEVEKSKVKLLEDEKHRLADQLDEAHRKLQQKDTEFMEYKGQVTSKPEVMLQSEINLLTLEKVEFERKLESLTKSKIHYKQQWGRALKELARLKQKEQVEAKARLKRQQQELEHMRVRYLAAEEKEVVKSERIQLEEIKEELKKLKQHDASHNATPTKPVELVHMPSQQEPQQLQQNTMLEEHIARLTEERDTLLRTGVYTHQDRIISELDKQIRQAITQTVT, from the exons TACAGACCCCGTCCAACATTCCACATCTCCAGTGTTTAACACCGAGCTGGCATGGGAGCTCAACAAGAAAGCGCTCCACCAGCACAGACTTCAAAGAACACCACTGAAACTGCAATGTTACGCTGTTAATGTCGCCATGAAAACAAGAGAGATGATTGGCTATATCATGTTGGATTTGAGGATGGCTAGTCAACCTGTGGACTCTCCTGCTAAATGTCCAGTG CCTAGCAAATGGTATCCTCTTCTGAGTTGCAAGTATCAACAGATGAAGCCTGCGATTAAAGTAGCTATATCATTAGAAGTGGACAATAAGCACACAGACAGTAGTTCAAAAGTAGTTCCTCAGAAAGTAGAAG aaaaatcacattttgaatCGCAGTCAAAGCTAGCCAGCCTAAATGAAACAGAGGGAATCTTCCAAATAGGTCCTGTTGAATCCTGTCAAGAGCTCTTCCATTTGTCTGTAACAGTTGCATTTGCTACCAATTTAGCTCAG TTAATTCCTACTAGTAAAGAATTCAGTAGTAGAGATGGTAACATTTTCTTCTTTTACTATTCACTGCTTGGACATGATGTAACAAATGAGCCATTTAAGGATTTGTTGTCACCAAATTTTGCTTCTGAAAGAGCGTCTGTCAAAATCAGGAGCAGTTTGGAGgcattgaatatttattttcaagaaaACCCAAAGTTACAG gTGCACCTCTGCCATGGCAATCAATCTCTAGGAAGCAGTGACATTCCATTAGCAGCCTTATTAAGTCCTCTCATTAACAGAGTACCCACTGTGGTTGAGGGCTCTTTTCAGCTTCACCCTCCAAAATTGACATCAGTTTCAGCTGGCAAAGTGCCAACAGTTGGAGTATCTGTCATGATGAGAAGAGACGAAATCCCCATACAACCTGAAGAAGTG ttaaACCCAGCAACAACATCATCACCACACCAGACTCCAGTAAAAGATGAACAGGAGAAAGTTGTTCCTCAACCAGCTTCACCTGAAAGTGCTCAGATGAACACAGATATCAGCAGTATTATGGATGAAGAGAGTGAAACACACAAGAAACCAAAGAAAGAACAAACAA gaaaagaaaagaaaaatcaaaAGAAACCAAAGCATACATCCTCTCCGGCAAAGAAGAGTCCGAAAACAAACGTTGTTCCTGAGCTTAGTTCTACTAGTGATACATCTAAACAGAGCACTGTCCATGACAACCATCACTACAGTTTCTCTATTGATCTGCGTAGCATCAAAGATGTGGACACTCCAAGTGTTGCCAACATTTATCTAAG GTATAGTTATCTTTTCTTTGGAAGTTCATCACCGATTCAGACACACCCACCAGTTGAGGTCAAAAGACAAACAGAGGTGCTTTTACCACATTCATTCTGTGCTTTTGATTTTGCTACCACCCACCAAAAACTTACTCAAACATTCTTAAG AGTTCCATTGTTGATAGAAGTTTGGCACAGAGATAAAACTGCTAAGGATGTGTTACTTGGAATAGCCAAGATCAATCTCTCGCACATTTTGAATGCTGAAAAGGCACGAGTTGTT aaTTCTTCCTCTGGAGATTATGTTGGTTGGAGACAGATTTCAAGTTCAAATGTCATTGTTGAGTCAATCAATCAGCAGCCAAAGGCAGTTGCCGAGTTGCTTGTTGTGTTGGGATTGGAGGATTATGGTCCAATAGGAACACATCAGATTGTTGTACCAGCATCTGAGTCACAG gATATATCGAGTACTGAATCCAGCATACCCCCTCCAAAGAAACCTGATCCAAGAGAAACACAGGAATACAAAGCTGCAATGGAATTGGAAATGTGGAAAGAACAGCAAGCTGGTGAATTTGAATGTCAG CTGAAAGAAAAGGAGCTTACATATATGCAGACACTAGCAGAGGAATGGAAAAAAAGGGACAAAGACAGGGAATCTATAGTTAAAAAGAAG ATAGAAGAGTATGTCCAGTTAGAGAACCAGCTAAGACTAGCGTTGGCGGACATACAAAAGCGTGAGAACCAACTAGCAGCAAATGAAGGAGAGGTTGCCAGGTTGAAGGCTGACATGCAACGAGAGCAGCAACAGCAGTTAATGGAGTTAAAAGAAATGTCTAGGAGAATGAAAGAAGATTGTGTTCATCAAATAGAAGTAGAAAA GTCAAAGGTGAAGCTTCTGGAAGATGAGAAACATCGGCTTGCTGATCAGCTTGACGAGGCCCACAGAAAACTTCAACAGAAAGATACTGAATTTATGGAATATAAAGGTCAAGTTACCTCAAAGCCAGAGGTTATGTTACAGTCTGAGATCAATTTACTTACTCTTGAAAAG gTGGAGTTTGAAAGAAAATTAGAATCTTTGACGAAATCAAAAATACATTACAAGCAACAATGGGGTCGTGCTTTGAAAGAACTAGCCCGCCTTAAACAGAAAGAACAGGTTGAGGCTAAAGCTAGGCTGAAACGTCAACAACAAGAACTGGAACACATGAGGGTAAGATACCTAGCGGCTGAAGAGAAAGAAGTAGTGAAATCTGAACGAATTCAACTTGAGGAAATCAAAGAAGAACTTAAAAa GTTAAAGCAGCATGATGCATCACATAATGCAACTCCCACTAAGCCAGTGGAGCTAGTCCACATGCCAAGTCAACAGGAACCCCAACAATTACAGCAAAATACCATGCTGGAAGAACACATCGCTAGGCTTACAGAAGAGAGAGATACTCTCTTGCGGACAGGAGTTTATACACATCAAGACAGAATAATAAGCGAACTTGATAAACAGATTCGACAAGCTATAACTCAAACAGTGACATGA